Proteins encoded together in one Chitinophaga lutea window:
- a CDS encoding XrtY-associated glycosyltransferase XYAG1: protein MNILFIVPSYKPAYVYGGPVVCIAKLAERLVQLGHSVTVYTTTANGKSELDVPLEKPVMMNGVKILYFKRITGDHTHVSPRLWKATWRTVRQYDAVHMHSWWNLLIMGASLMCTLRGVKPVLSPHGMLCDYVFDSRNQLKKKILHNTVGKFLLSKTHLHVSSHMEWDECLRVNSGWNGAMIYNLVDLPGEGYPKSQNQEFTISFLSRIDPKKGLDILLAALAKVDFPFRLQVAGSGEESYVEQMKQKAGALGLTEKVDWVGWKNNEEKFSFLAGSDLFALTSHNENFAIVVIESLAVGTPVLVSEHVGLSRYVNDNRLGWVTGIGSIDEVKNKLNAAHADWEERNRIHQSAAAIIRNDFNETTLANGYLGMYQHLQASRAQSN, encoded by the coding sequence ATGAATATTCTTTTTATAGTGCCGTCTTACAAACCGGCATATGTATACGGCGGGCCGGTGGTGTGCATCGCGAAGCTGGCCGAAAGGCTGGTGCAGCTGGGGCATTCCGTGACCGTCTACACCACCACCGCCAACGGCAAATCGGAGCTGGACGTGCCGCTGGAAAAACCCGTGATGATGAACGGGGTGAAGATCCTGTACTTCAAACGCATCACCGGCGACCATACCCACGTATCGCCCCGGCTCTGGAAAGCTACCTGGCGAACGGTGCGGCAATACGACGCCGTACACATGCACTCGTGGTGGAACCTGCTCATCATGGGCGCGTCCCTGATGTGCACCCTGCGCGGGGTGAAACCCGTACTCAGCCCCCACGGCATGCTCTGCGACTACGTGTTCGACAGCAGGAACCAGCTGAAGAAAAAAATACTGCACAATACCGTGGGCAAATTCCTGCTGAGCAAAACCCACCTGCACGTGAGCTCTCATATGGAATGGGACGAATGCCTGCGGGTGAACAGCGGCTGGAACGGCGCCATGATCTATAACCTGGTGGACCTGCCCGGCGAAGGCTATCCCAAAAGCCAGAACCAGGAATTCACCATCAGTTTCCTCTCGCGCATCGACCCCAAAAAGGGCCTCGACATCCTGCTGGCCGCGCTGGCGAAGGTCGATTTCCCTTTCCGCCTGCAGGTGGCGGGCTCGGGCGAAGAGAGCTACGTGGAGCAGATGAAACAAAAGGCCGGTGCGCTGGGGCTGACTGAAAAAGTGGACTGGGTGGGCTGGAAGAACAACGAAGAAAAATTCTCCTTCCTCGCCGGCTCCGACCTCTTCGCCCTCACCTCCCACAACGAAAATTTCGCCATCGTGGTGATCGAAAGCCTGGCGGTAGGTACGCCGGTGCTGGTGAGCGAGCACGTAGGCCTTTCGCGGTATGTGAACGACAACCGGCTGGGCTGGGTGACCGGCATCGGAAGCATCGACGAAGTAAAAAACAAACTCAACGCGGCGCATGCGGACTGGGAAGAAAGGAACCGCATCCACCAGTCGGCCGCCGCCATTATCCGCAACGACTTTAACGAAACCACCCTGGCCAACGGCTACCTGGGCATGTACCAGCACCTGCAGGCCAGCCGCGCCCAAAGCAATTAA
- a CDS encoding MATE family efflux transporter produces MQAANKVVINTGFLYGKMLVTMFIALYATRLVLNGLGAEDYGIFNLVAGIVAMLSFLNSSMTLSTQRYMSFFLGSGDLLQLKKAFNSGIWLHLFISVLVVGLLELSGIYLFGHVLNIPAERLPAAKIIFHCMTASAFFTIVSVPYDALINTRENMLLVAVTGIVEAVLKLALAIGLSYMSGDKLVYYGAGLALLMVMMLVFKMLYCAARYSESSINTRYYDGKLLREMLAYSGWAMVGASGVIAKTQGIAVILNVFFGAVINAAFAIANQVSAQLSYFAVTMLQALNPQLVKSEGGGNRARMQMLSLMACKFSFFLLAFFAIPAMIEMPYILQLWLKNTPEHTVAFCRLIVAASLVYQLSAGLQMAVQAVGRIGTFQTVLCALLLLNIPGAWLLLQAGMPPASVLVLSVAIECLIGLYRLLAAHQLTGIAAGSFMKNVVWQSLLPVTLATAISLIPYFTMEEGFLRLLATGAVSVVSVSLLVRGMGLTPYEQQKLGEMAGKALARINRKRPEWKTQP; encoded by the coding sequence ATGCAGGCAGCCAATAAAGTAGTGATCAATACAGGTTTTCTGTACGGCAAGATGCTGGTGACGATGTTTATCGCATTGTACGCCACGAGGCTTGTATTGAACGGACTGGGCGCCGAGGATTACGGGATATTTAACCTGGTAGCGGGGATTGTGGCCATGCTGTCTTTCCTCAATAGTTCCATGACCCTGTCTACCCAGCGTTATATGTCCTTTTTCCTCGGCTCAGGCGATCTGCTGCAATTAAAAAAAGCTTTTAACTCCGGCATCTGGCTGCACCTCTTCATCAGCGTACTCGTGGTCGGATTGCTGGAGTTATCAGGTATCTATTTGTTCGGCCATGTGCTGAACATTCCCGCGGAGCGCCTGCCCGCGGCGAAGATCATTTTTCACTGCATGACGGCCAGCGCCTTTTTCACGATCGTGTCCGTTCCGTACGACGCGCTCATCAACACCCGGGAGAACATGCTGCTGGTAGCCGTCACGGGCATCGTGGAGGCCGTGCTCAAGCTCGCGCTGGCCATCGGCCTCAGTTACATGAGCGGCGACAAACTGGTGTATTACGGCGCAGGCCTCGCCCTGCTGATGGTGATGATGCTCGTGTTCAAGATGCTGTACTGCGCCGCGCGTTATTCCGAGAGCAGCATCAACACCCGGTATTACGACGGCAAACTCCTCCGGGAGATGCTGGCTTATTCCGGCTGGGCGATGGTGGGCGCTTCCGGGGTGATCGCCAAAACGCAGGGCATCGCCGTGATCCTGAACGTATTTTTCGGGGCGGTGATCAATGCCGCGTTCGCCATCGCCAACCAGGTGAGCGCACAGCTCAGCTATTTCGCCGTAACCATGCTGCAGGCCCTGAACCCGCAGCTGGTGAAAAGCGAAGGCGGCGGCAACCGCGCGCGGATGCAGATGCTGAGCCTGATGGCCTGCAAATTTTCGTTTTTCCTGCTGGCTTTTTTCGCCATACCGGCGATGATTGAAATGCCTTACATCTTACAGCTCTGGCTCAAAAACACGCCGGAGCATACCGTTGCTTTTTGCCGGCTGATTGTTGCCGCTTCACTGGTGTACCAACTGTCTGCCGGCCTCCAGATGGCCGTGCAGGCGGTTGGCCGCATCGGCACGTTCCAGACGGTGCTGTGCGCCCTGCTGCTGCTCAACATTCCCGGCGCGTGGCTGCTGCTGCAGGCCGGTATGCCGCCCGCTTCCGTACTGGTGCTGAGTGTAGCGATAGAATGCCTCATCGGCCTGTACCGCCTGCTGGCGGCCCATCAGCTGACGGGCATCGCGGCCGGCAGTTTTATGAAAAACGTGGTATGGCAGTCGCTGCTGCCCGTAACGCTGGCCACGGCCATCTCACTAATCCCCTATTTCACCATGGAAGAAGGGTTTCTCCGTTTACTGGCTACCGGCGCAGTGTCTGTTGTGTCCGTTTCGCTGCTGGTGCGCGGAATGGGACTTACGCCTTACGAACAGCAAAAACTCGGGGAAATGGCCGGCAAGGCCCTCGCCCGGATAAACCGCAAACGGCCGGAATGGAAAACCCAGCCATAA
- a CDS encoding glycosyltransferase family 2 protein: protein MSKLVSIVIPVYNGQEFIRETLESIFGQTYQHFEIIVADGASTDHTLAIVNEYRGLIDVVFSEKDEGMYDALRKGFDRATGDILCYINADDRLLPYALEKVVEQFENKQCDLVFGDVNYISETGGIIFRYKGINLPHGAIRKLRRVPFAQQSSFWTREVYDRTGGFDKTLKYVADSKFLLSVCLDPSVRKAYVPLPLGEYRLHGSSFSVSMTEKMRMEHFRMIDELQLHERSVGTFFIELFTKLKNLKGIYQKLTYKGHKF, encoded by the coding sequence ATGTCAAAACTTGTTTCAATCGTCATTCCCGTATACAACGGCCAGGAATTCATCCGTGAAACGCTGGAGAGCATTTTCGGGCAGACCTATCAGCACTTCGAGATCATCGTGGCCGACGGCGCGTCGACAGACCATACGCTGGCCATCGTGAACGAATACCGCGGGCTCATCGACGTGGTCTTCTCCGAAAAGGACGAAGGCATGTACGACGCGCTGCGCAAAGGCTTCGACCGGGCAACGGGCGACATTCTCTGTTACATCAACGCGGACGACCGGCTGCTGCCCTACGCGCTGGAGAAAGTAGTGGAGCAGTTCGAAAATAAACAGTGCGACCTCGTGTTCGGCGACGTCAACTACATCTCCGAAACGGGCGGCATCATTTTCCGGTACAAAGGCATCAACCTGCCCCACGGCGCCATCCGCAAACTGCGGCGGGTGCCGTTCGCGCAGCAAAGTTCTTTCTGGACGAGGGAAGTGTACGACCGTACGGGCGGTTTCGACAAAACACTCAAATACGTGGCGGACTCGAAATTCCTGCTGTCCGTTTGCCTCGACCCTTCCGTGCGCAAGGCCTACGTACCGCTGCCCCTCGGCGAATACCGCCTCCACGGCAGCTCGTTTTCCGTGTCAATGACAGAAAAGATGCGAATGGAACATTTCCGGATGATCGACGAGCTGCAGCTGCACGAACGGTCGGTGGGCACCTTTTTTATCGAACTGTTCACCAAACTCAAAAACCTGAAAGGGATCTATCAAAAGCTTACTTACAAAGGCCATAAGTTCTGA
- the fcl gene encoding GDP-L-fucose synthase, with protein MKLTDKIYIAGHRGMVGGAIKRKLISLGYQNLLLRTSAELDLRNQQAVNEFFAAEKPDYVFLAAAKVGGIHANNTYRADFLYDNLVIAANIIHAAYVNQVTKLMFLGSSCIYPRMAPQPITESSLLTGPLEATNEPYAIAKIAGIKLCEAYRQQYGCNFISVMPTNLYGIGDNYHPENSHVLPALIRRFHEARTNRQPSVTVWGTGTPKREFLFADDLADACVYLMHHYDGEELVNIGTGEDLSIRELAETVKEVVNYEGDIIFDSSKPDGTPRKLMDVSKLHALGWQHSMDLRTGIHMAYSDFVKKQFSMINAI; from the coding sequence ATGAAACTCACCGATAAAATTTACATCGCCGGCCACCGTGGAATGGTGGGCGGCGCCATTAAACGGAAACTGATCTCCCTGGGGTATCAGAACCTCCTGCTGCGCACCTCCGCGGAGCTGGACCTCCGCAACCAGCAGGCCGTCAACGAATTTTTCGCGGCGGAAAAACCCGACTACGTATTCCTCGCCGCCGCCAAAGTAGGCGGCATCCATGCCAACAATACGTACCGGGCCGATTTCCTGTACGACAACCTGGTGATTGCCGCCAACATCATTCATGCCGCCTATGTGAACCAGGTAACGAAACTGATGTTCCTCGGCAGCTCCTGCATTTACCCGCGCATGGCGCCGCAGCCCATCACGGAAAGCAGCCTGCTCACCGGTCCCCTCGAGGCCACCAACGAACCGTACGCCATCGCCAAAATCGCGGGCATCAAGCTCTGCGAAGCGTACCGCCAGCAGTACGGCTGCAACTTCATCAGCGTGATGCCGACCAACCTGTACGGCATCGGCGACAATTACCATCCCGAGAACTCGCATGTGCTGCCCGCGCTCATCCGCCGCTTCCACGAAGCGCGCACCAACCGGCAACCATCCGTGACCGTGTGGGGCACCGGCACGCCCAAACGCGAGTTCCTCTTCGCCGACGACCTCGCCGACGCCTGCGTGTACCTCATGCATCACTACGACGGCGAAGAACTGGTGAACATCGGCACCGGCGAAGACCTGAGCATCCGCGAGCTGGCGGAAACCGTGAAAGAGGTGGTGAACTATGAAGGCGATATCATTTTCGACAGCAGCAAACCGGACGGCACGCCCCGCAAACTGATGGACGTGTCCAAACTGCACGCCCTGGGCTGGCAGCACAGCATGGACCTGCGCACCGGCATTCACATGGCGTACAGCGACTTTGTGAAAAAACAGTTTTCCATGATCAACGCGATATAA
- a CDS encoding acyltransferase — MVPDHLFEEKTDAQTGRVKMYRDNPLYFLKRSNISLYKSFLLYLYYSIANWLPDPPRPIGSLAISFRTWLASRIFQSAGKHIKIGRNVHFGSGKNVVIGNYTGINHNCWIGNDTIIGDDVMFGPEVTILSGGHNFDRTDIPMREQGATPRKPVVIGNDVWIGTRVIILPGVRIGAHSILAAGAVVTKDVPEYAIVAGNPAVIKKYRTITSR, encoded by the coding sequence ATGGTACCAGATCACCTGTTTGAAGAAAAGACAGACGCCCAGACGGGCCGTGTAAAAATGTACCGGGACAATCCCCTGTACTTCCTGAAGCGCTCCAACATTTCGCTGTACAAATCATTTCTGCTGTACCTCTACTACAGCATCGCCAACTGGCTGCCCGACCCGCCGAGGCCGATCGGCAGCCTGGCCATAAGTTTCCGTACCTGGCTGGCCTCCCGGATTTTCCAGAGCGCCGGCAAACACATCAAGATCGGCCGCAACGTCCACTTCGGCAGCGGTAAAAACGTGGTGATCGGCAACTACACCGGCATCAACCACAACTGCTGGATCGGCAACGACACCATCATCGGGGACGATGTGATGTTCGGGCCGGAAGTGACCATCCTGTCCGGCGGGCACAATTTCGACCGTACGGACATTCCCATGCGCGAGCAGGGCGCCACGCCACGCAAACCGGTGGTGATCGGCAACGACGTGTGGATAGGCACCCGCGTGATCATCCTTCCCGGCGTGCGCATCGGCGCGCATTCCATCCTCGCCGCCGGCGCGGTGGTGACCAAAGACGTGCCCGAATACGCCATCGTGGCGGGTAACCCCGCCGTGATCAAAAAATACAGAACCATCACCAGCAGATAA
- a CDS encoding glycosyltransferase family 2 protein produces the protein MKISVIILTYNESKHLARCLESMRQVAEEIYVIDAFSTDDTLEIAARYNAKVHQRKWINYADQFQWALDNCDIRTPWVMRMDADEYLEPALVKEINSIEIPAKVTGIYIRRKVLFKEKWIRYGGFYPHTLLRIWRNAAGSIEQRWMDEHVVISGGETMQLKEHIVDHNLNSIHWWVNKHNNYAIREMVDLLNIKYRFLEEDKRLLGSESSQARRKRFLKEKVYSALSPGARASLYFCFRYFLRFGFMDGYRGFVFHFMQGYWYRLLVDVNLKEFEDKLQGDTSRERLIELLRKDYNIAI, from the coding sequence ATGAAAATCTCAGTGATCATACTGACCTATAACGAATCCAAACACCTGGCCCGCTGCCTCGAAAGCATGCGGCAGGTGGCGGAAGAAATCTACGTCATCGACGCCTTTTCAACAGACGATACGCTGGAGATCGCCGCGCGGTACAATGCGAAAGTCCACCAGCGGAAATGGATCAACTACGCCGACCAGTTCCAGTGGGCGCTCGACAACTGCGACATCCGCACGCCCTGGGTGATGCGCATGGACGCCGACGAATACCTTGAACCGGCGCTGGTCAAAGAGATCAACAGCATCGAAATACCCGCCAAAGTAACCGGCATCTATATCCGCCGCAAGGTGCTGTTCAAGGAAAAATGGATCCGCTACGGCGGTTTCTACCCGCACACCCTGCTCCGCATCTGGCGCAACGCCGCCGGCAGCATCGAGCAGCGGTGGATGGACGAACATGTAGTGATTTCCGGCGGTGAAACAATGCAGCTCAAAGAGCACATCGTGGACCACAACCTCAATTCCATCCACTGGTGGGTGAACAAACATAACAACTACGCCATCCGCGAAATGGTGGACCTGCTTAATATCAAGTACCGCTTCCTGGAGGAGGACAAACGCCTGCTCGGCTCCGAAAGCTCGCAGGCCCGGCGGAAACGGTTCCTGAAAGAAAAGGTGTATTCCGCCCTTTCCCCCGGCGCGCGCGCCTCCCTCTATTTCTGTTTCCGCTATTTCCTGCGGTTCGGCTTTATGGACGGGTACCGCGGTTTTGTTTTCCACTTCATGCAGGGGTACTGGTACCGCCTGCTGGTGGACGTGAACCTGAAGGAGTTTGAAGACAAGCTCCAGGGAGACACCAGCCGCGAAAGGCTGATCGAATTATTAAGAAAAGATTACAACATCGCCATCTGA
- a CDS encoding glycosyltransferase, whose translation MNILFFTHISPFPQNGGEKIRSAYLLKALAGLGHRVFAIIGNEEDENLSEYLIPGVEFYTHHEKPLSLADRLTGNFYFRQNPAVLKLFRDICGSHHIDVAVLDYGFIGQYIPWFSAMRIPVVLGSHNSQALHTLQKPAAGLVQKLRRSQLVNLEKTHERRYFPQAAAVMVVSEPDRQYHAEFVAPEKIFTIPNFLDEQEYTLREERVPNLLVMTANFSMYMNHEGLKWLVEQVWNDELAGRFELWLVGRHSRESLQQITGAEHYKNIKAIGKVQHIKPYISMASGVLIPLLHGSGTRLKCLEAMALRTPVIATAKGVEGVLSDHFIVANTPAAFRHALLTFNGKGQLGQLLHDDFMKEYSAGVNAERLEHILRYALQQAPVVTPQLVTE comes from the coding sequence ATGAATATTTTATTCTTTACCCATATCTCTCCCTTCCCGCAAAACGGCGGCGAAAAAATCCGGAGCGCCTACCTGCTCAAGGCACTGGCGGGCCTCGGCCACCGGGTGTTCGCCATTATCGGCAACGAGGAAGATGAAAACCTGTCGGAATACCTCATTCCCGGTGTGGAATTTTATACCCACCACGAAAAACCGCTCAGCCTGGCCGACCGGCTCACCGGCAATTTTTATTTCCGCCAGAACCCGGCCGTGCTGAAACTGTTCCGCGACATCTGCGGCAGTCATCATATCGACGTGGCCGTGCTCGATTACGGTTTCATCGGCCAGTACATTCCCTGGTTCAGCGCCATGCGCATTCCCGTGGTGCTGGGCTCCCACAACTCGCAGGCCCTGCACACCCTGCAGAAACCCGCCGCCGGCCTCGTACAGAAGCTGCGCCGCTCCCAGCTCGTGAACCTCGAAAAAACGCACGAACGGCGGTATTTCCCGCAGGCCGCCGCGGTGATGGTGGTGAGCGAGCCCGACCGGCAATACCATGCGGAGTTTGTGGCCCCCGAAAAGATATTCACCATCCCCAACTTCCTCGACGAGCAGGAATATACGCTCCGGGAAGAACGGGTGCCGAACCTGCTGGTGATGACCGCCAATTTTTCCATGTACATGAACCACGAAGGCCTGAAGTGGCTGGTGGAACAGGTATGGAACGACGAACTGGCCGGCCGTTTCGAGCTGTGGCTGGTGGGCCGCCACTCCCGCGAGTCGCTGCAGCAGATCACCGGGGCGGAGCACTATAAAAACATTAAAGCGATCGGGAAAGTGCAGCATATCAAACCCTACATTTCTATGGCCAGCGGCGTGCTGATCCCGCTGCTGCACGGCAGCGGCACCCGGCTCAAGTGCCTGGAGGCCATGGCCCTGCGCACCCCCGTGATCGCCACGGCCAAAGGCGTGGAAGGCGTGCTCAGCGACCACTTCATTGTGGCCAATACCCCCGCGGCGTTCCGCCATGCCCTGCTCACCTTCAACGGTAAAGGGCAGCTGGGGCAGCTGCTGCACGACGATTTCATGAAAGAATACAGCGCCGGCGTAAACGCGGAGCGGCTGGAGCACATCCTCCGCTACGCGCTGCAGCAGGCGCCGGTTGTCACTCCTCAATTGGTAACGGAATGA
- a CDS encoding WcaF family extracellular polysaccharide biosynthesis acetyltransferase, with protein MRTDLSAFNTGNYSPGPRWKVLAWYFVNYYIFNSALPWPYGFKRGLLRLFGAKVGKGLVIKTKVRIKNPWRLEIGEHCWIGESVWIDNLEDVTIGNHVCISQGALLLTGNHDYTRRDFPYRLGRITLDDGVWIGAQSVVCPGVHCGTHAILTVSSVASRNLEPWQIYAGNPAAVVRTRTIHAHA; from the coding sequence ATGCGTACCGATCTATCTGCATTCAACACCGGCAATTATTCGCCCGGCCCGCGCTGGAAGGTGCTGGCCTGGTATTTTGTGAACTATTACATTTTCAACAGCGCCCTGCCCTGGCCGTACGGCTTCAAGCGCGGGCTGCTACGGCTCTTCGGCGCGAAGGTCGGCAAAGGGCTGGTCATCAAAACCAAGGTACGGATCAAGAATCCCTGGCGGCTGGAGATCGGGGAGCATTGCTGGATTGGTGAGTCCGTCTGGATCGACAACCTCGAGGACGTGACCATCGGCAACCACGTATGCATCTCGCAGGGCGCGCTGCTGCTCACCGGCAACCACGACTACACCCGCCGCGACTTCCCGTACCGCCTGGGCAGGATCACGCTCGACGACGGCGTGTGGATCGGCGCGCAGTCGGTCGTTTGCCCCGGTGTGCACTGCGGCACCCACGCCATCCTGACCGTCAGCTCCGTGGCTTCGCGCAACCTGGAGCCCTGGCAGATATACGCCGGCAACCCGGCGGCTGTTGTTAGAACTAGAACCATTCATGCCCATGCATAA
- the gmd gene encoding GDP-mannose 4,6-dehydratase — protein sequence MKVALITGVNGQDGAYLAELLLEKGYMVYGVKRRASLINTERIDHLYQDPHSEDVRFRLLYGDMTDSTNLIRIIQETQPDEIYNLAAMSHVRVSFDTPEYTANADGIGTLRILEALRILKLEQKTRVYQASTSELYGLVQEVPQRETTPFYPRSPYAVAKLYAYWITVNYREAYNMFACNGILFNHESPLRGETFVTRKITRAAAAIVLGLQDKLFLGNLDAQRDWGHAKDYVEAMWRILQQDTPDDYVIATGITTRVRDFVRMAFDELGVELEFTGEGVNETAVVAACRNKEYILPVGKEVVAVDPRYFRPTEVELLIGDPTKSKTKLGWEPKYDLAELVKEMVAADVELFRKKDVAQLEHLIG from the coding sequence ATGAAAGTAGCTTTAATTACCGGCGTAAACGGACAGGACGGAGCCTACCTGGCAGAACTGCTGCTGGAGAAAGGATACATGGTATACGGCGTAAAACGCCGCGCCTCCCTCATCAACACGGAAAGGATCGATCACCTGTACCAGGACCCGCATTCCGAAGACGTGCGTTTCCGCCTCCTGTACGGCGACATGACGGACAGCACCAACCTTATCCGCATCATCCAGGAAACGCAGCCCGACGAAATCTACAACCTCGCCGCCATGAGCCATGTGCGCGTGAGCTTCGATACGCCCGAGTACACCGCCAATGCGGACGGCATCGGCACTCTCCGCATCCTGGAAGCCCTGCGCATCCTGAAACTGGAGCAGAAAACCCGCGTGTACCAGGCCAGCACGTCCGAACTGTACGGGCTGGTGCAGGAAGTGCCCCAGCGCGAAACCACGCCGTTTTATCCCCGCAGCCCTTATGCGGTGGCCAAATTATACGCTTACTGGATTACCGTGAACTACCGCGAGGCGTACAACATGTTCGCCTGCAACGGCATCCTCTTCAACCACGAAAGCCCGCTGCGCGGTGAAACCTTCGTGACCCGCAAGATCACCCGCGCCGCCGCGGCCATCGTGCTGGGCCTGCAGGACAAACTGTTCCTCGGCAACCTCGACGCGCAGCGCGACTGGGGCCACGCCAAGGACTATGTGGAAGCCATGTGGCGCATCCTGCAACAGGATACGCCGGACGATTATGTGATCGCCACCGGCATCACCACCCGCGTGCGCGACTTTGTGAGAATGGCCTTCGACGAACTGGGCGTGGAACTTGAATTCACCGGCGAGGGCGTGAACGAAACCGCCGTGGTAGCCGCCTGCCGCAACAAGGAATACATCCTGCCCGTGGGCAAGGAAGTGGTGGCGGTAGACCCGCGGTATTTCCGCCCCACCGAGGTGGAACTGCTCATCGGAGACCCCACCAAGTCCAAAACCAAACTGGGCTGGGAACCGAAGTACGACCTGGCGGAGCTCGTGAAAGAAATGGTGGCGGCCGATGTGGAGCTGTTCCGCAAAAAAGACGTGGCACAATTAGAACACCTTATCGGATAA
- a CDS encoding O-antigen ligase family protein, producing MNIKKAGVVLYTMLSTIKVNLIGQLWLNELLVLASAPFAFKPDDLKAYPYLKKILAALVVLLLFQVVTDLLIVHNSPQNYLRGWAGTIIAMLSFIVLFKMLNETQAILLFLFMTMIKNIIYTDDIVDSDMSFFKFKIVPIITMALYLVLYYLYKKGETKLMMMVLIGCSLLCFAFDSRSTGVIFFLGATIIHFMNNRVQISRQKIIVFAVLAAIIFQVGYMFYVKSVLNHEIGGEHSHTQISRLANPYNPLELLMTGRAETFAAGTAIMDQPLFGHGSWAQDKTLKYYMILLMYHDEDMNFQAAKETEHLVPSHSVLLGAWVNWGLGGFIAVLYLFLVLMKMGFYIIRNGQELALYPVLVLMTIGLIWIFLFSPFQQLRLYIPGISAILLNSYYGLVAETAEEEDEHYELQMQ from the coding sequence ATGAATATCAAAAAAGCAGGCGTCGTTCTATATACCATGCTGAGCACCATCAAGGTGAACCTCATCGGGCAGCTTTGGCTGAACGAGCTGCTGGTATTGGCATCGGCGCCCTTCGCGTTCAAACCGGACGACCTGAAGGCCTACCCCTACCTGAAAAAGATACTGGCGGCGCTGGTAGTGCTGCTGCTCTTCCAGGTGGTGACCGACCTGCTGATCGTCCACAACTCACCGCAGAACTACCTCCGAGGATGGGCCGGCACCATCATCGCCATGCTGTCATTCATCGTGCTGTTCAAAATGCTGAACGAAACGCAGGCCATCCTGCTGTTCCTGTTCATGACCATGATCAAGAACATCATTTATACGGACGATATCGTGGATTCGGACATGAGCTTCTTCAAGTTCAAGATCGTACCCATCATCACCATGGCGCTGTACCTGGTGCTGTATTACCTCTATAAAAAAGGGGAAACCAAACTGATGATGATGGTGCTCATCGGCTGCAGCCTCCTCTGTTTCGCGTTCGACAGCCGCTCCACTGGGGTGATCTTCTTCCTGGGGGCTACCATCATCCACTTCATGAACAACCGGGTGCAGATCTCGCGCCAGAAGATCATCGTGTTTGCCGTACTGGCCGCCATCATCTTCCAGGTGGGATATATGTTTTACGTAAAATCCGTACTGAACCATGAAATAGGCGGCGAGCACTCCCATACGCAGATATCCAGGCTGGCCAATCCATACAATCCGCTGGAGCTGCTCATGACGGGCCGCGCCGAAACCTTCGCCGCCGGCACCGCCATCATGGACCAGCCCCTGTTCGGGCACGGTTCATGGGCGCAGGACAAAACCCTGAAGTATTACATGATACTCCTCATGTACCACGACGAGGACATGAACTTCCAGGCTGCCAAAGAAACCGAGCACCTCGTACCCAGCCACTCCGTGCTGCTGGGCGCCTGGGTCAACTGGGGCCTGGGCGGTTTCATCGCCGTGCTCTACCTCTTCCTCGTATTGATGAAGATGGGCTTCTACATCATCCGCAACGGCCAGGAGCTTGCGCTCTACCCCGTGCTGGTGCTGATGACCATCGGGCTCATCTGGATATTCCTGTTTTCACCCTTTCAGCAGCTGCGCCTGTATATCCCGGGCATCAGCGCCATCCTCCTCAACTCCTATTACGGCCTCGTGGCCGAAACGGCGGAAGAGGAAGATGAGCACTATGAACTACAAATGCAATAA